Below is a window of Mesomycoplasma bovoculi M165/69 DNA.
ACCAAACGTGGTTATGGTGGAGGTGGAGTTGGTGGTCCAGCAACTGGCCAAGGTGTGGGTCGCTTTGCAGTTGATGATACTTCAGCAATTATTGGTGCTGTTTCTGAAAAAAACAAGCCAGATGAAGAAATTGTTTTAGTTACAACTAAAAAAACAGGCTTTTGAGGAATTCCTGCTTATGTGCTTTGATTTATTGTTTTTGCACTAATAGCAGCAATTATAATTATAGTTGTTATGTTCTTTGTCTTTGGTTCAGGACTAATTTAATTTCAAACTTTTTAAAGATTCATAAAAAAACTAGTTTTTACAAACTAGTTTTTTTATTTTTTCAAAAACTTTTAGGTTTGAAAAAACAAGTCAAATCAATGAGTTTTTTAAAAAAAATTAAAAGGAAAAAAATTATAGTATAATTCCTAAATAATTATATTTTGAGGGGGAGTATGGAAACAGCAATACAAATTGTAATTTTATTTTTTGTGATAGTTATTTTTGCTTTTATAGCTGGTAGATTCATAGCCTGACTTGTTTTACAATACAAAACAAGTCGCAAAGCCCAAACCCAGTCAAACTATAATGATTTGGGTATTTCAACTCAAAAAAAAATTGTTTATGAATTGCAATATGCAATTAAATATTTGTCTAAAAACAAAATTGGAGCTCTCATCACCATTGAGCAGCAAGTTAGTTTGGACCAATTTCGCACTGATGGAGTTGCTATTGATGCTAAAATATCAGCATCACTTTTAATAGCACTTTTTAACAAGAAATCTCCCTTGCACGATGGTGCTGTAATTATTTTAAATGATCGCATTGCTTTTGCATCTACTTACTTTAGTGTTTCTGAATCACCAATGTCAGATCACCAATATGGTGCTCGTCATCGAGCAGCACTTGGAATTGCTGAAGTAACTGATTCAATCACCATTGTTGTTTCAGAAACGACAGGCGAAGTTCTTTTAGCCCGACACTCACAGTTTTTAAAAATTCCTAATTTGGATAAGTTTGTCGAGATTTTAGAACAGGAGATGAGTTGAAAAAATGAATAATCTTTCACACTTAGTTAGTCAAAAAAAAGTTAGTCAAGTTCGTCAGTTTTGTAACCAAACTCCATTAACTGAAGTTGTAGAGATTGTTTCAAAATTTGATCCTTACACTCGAGTTTTGTTTTTGAGAATGCTCGATACTGAAACTGCTGGTGAAATTTTTAGCTTTTTTCCTATTGAAATTCAAAAAGACATCATCAATTTGCTTCCAGATCAGCAAATGACTCAACTTCTTGATGAGTTATATACAGATGAAATTGCTGAATTGCTCGAGGAAATGCCTGAGCAAGTTACTAAAAAGATTTTACGTAATATTGACAATGACACTCGTAAAAAAGTTAATCAACTATTAAGTTATAGCGATAATCAAATTGGTGCTTTTATGTCAGTTGACATTATTTATTTAAATTTCAAACTAACTTGTGGAGAGGCTCTTGAAAAAATTCGAAAATATAAAGACCTTGCAGAACTTGTGCACTACTACTACATTGTTGATGAGCAAAAAAAATTAGTTGGAGCAACCACACTTGAAGACATTGTTTTTAGTGATCCTGACGTGCCAATTGCTGACATCCTTTTTGCTGTTCCTTCTTTATCAACTTCGGATGACAAAGAAGAAGCTGCAAACATTTTTGCTAAAAATGATTTTTCAGTTTTGCCAGTTGTTAATTCAGCCCAGCGACTCATTGGAATGGTTACAAGTGATGACATCATTGAAATCATTCAAGAAGAAACCACTATGGATATGTATAAACTAGCTGGGATTTCATCAAAGGAAATTGATGATTCATATATTAAAAGAACGGTTATCCAAATTGTTAAATCCAGGATTTTTTGATTAATTATTTTGATGTTTGGTTCAACCTTATCACAATATATTATTGAATATTTCACCGATCTTATGCAAGGTGATTCCGCTTTTAAAGCCTTAGGCTTGAGTGTTTATGTAAGTACAATTGTTTCTATGATTCCCGTTATTTCAGGGTCGGCAGGAAATGCAGGTTCACAGTCAGCCACAACAATTGTTCGTGCTTTATGGTTAGATGAAATTGGCAACAAATCTGCATTTAAAAAGGTACTTACCAAAGAATTACTTGTTGGTGCTAGTGTTGGTTCAATTTTAATGCTCTTTAATTTTGCGCGTTTAATTTTATATTTTACAATCAAAGGTGAGTTGCTAGATGGCACCAAACCCGAAGGTGCAAGTTTGTCTAGTCGTGATTTTGTTTTAATTTTATCAGCGGCTTCATCTCTGAGTTTACTTACTGTAATAGTTTTTTCTAAAATTTTAGGGGCAACAATTCCACTTCTTGCCCAAAAATTCAAACGAGACCCAGCAGTAATGTCGGCTCCAGTACTTGCCACTTTAACAGATTCGGTCTCAACATTTATTTTCTTTGGTATTACCCTTATTGTTTTTTTACTAGTTTAAAATCATAAAAGAAAGGTTACAATTTATGAATTCTACTATTCAAGCTATTGGATGGCTCGCATCTTTTACAACTGCCATTTTGGGTATCCCAATGGTTGTAAACACCTACAAAAATAGAGAAATTAAATCTGCATCAATTATAAGTTGATGAATTTATTTTATAGGTGTATTTTTATATTTAATTGTTGGTTGACAATCAAAAACAGACCAAATTGTAATTACTGAATTATTTAACGGAATTATTACATTCTTATTTGTTATTTTGTTTAGTTTTTATTTAAAATCACGTAAAATTTCCAAGGAATTTAAGTTCGCAAACATAGTATTTTCACTAGCTATGATTACAACTATCATTGCTATTGTCATTTTACACTTTGCAGGCGTAACAATTACAATACCTGATGCAGGAGCTGAAGTTCTTTCTATTTTAGCTGCTTCATTTATAAATTTTGCATTTCTCCCACAAACCATTATAGTGATCAAACAAAAAAAATTGATTCACATGCCTTTTTTCTTTGTTCACGATTTAACACTTTTAAACATTTTATGACTTGTATTTTTAGGAGCAAACATTGACTTGCCTGGATTTAAGGCACTTCTTGCTCTTCAAGTTCTTGGACTTTTAATTAGTCTTGTTCAAGGTGTTTTCTACTATATACAAGTGTTTGACAAAAAATTAAATCCAAGTCGAAAGATCGTTTGAATTTAATTTTTTAAAAATAAAAACAAAAATTATTTTAAATTTTTTGTACGATATAAATAATCTTTAATAGCCAACACAACACCATCTTGGTCACAAGCACTGGTGTTGAGTTTGGCTATTTTTTTTACTTCTGGATGTGCATTGGCCATAGCATATGAGTAAGGAGTTAATTTTAACATTGAAATATCATTTGCTGAATCACCGATTGCCATTGCATTTTCAACTTCAAAGTCAAACATTTTGCAAACAAACTCAAGACCACTACCTTTTGAAACATTTTCAGGAGTGATTTCAATATTGATGCCACTAACAGCTACAGCTGAAATCTTAGGATTTTTTTGAATTATTTGGAAAGCTTGCTCTCTTTGTTCGTTTGTTCCAAAAAGTTCCATTTTAATAACATCATTTTGTGGCTGATCTACAAAAACAACATCATTTGTATCTAAAAGTGCAAAATTGTAAGAATCAGCAAATTCACTTTTTGGATTAAAACTAAAAAAAGTTGATGTGTTTCAAAAATTGCATTGCATATTTAACTCAGATGCAATTTTGAGAACAAATTCTTGCAACTCCTTTGTAAAAACACCTTTAGTGATATAGTGTTTATCTGCTTTAATATCACTTAGCAAGGCCCCGTTAGATGTTAAAACATAATTTACATTTAAATCAGCAGCAAGTTTTTTGATTCTAGATGCAAAACTATTGCCAGTATTTAGAATAACAATTGCGTTTAAGTTAGAAATTTGACTAATAAATTTAAGGGTTTCAGAACTTAATGTGAAATTTTTTCCATACAAAGTTCCATCAATATCTGTAAAAATTAATTTTTGCTTCATTTGGAGAAAAAATTATAACATTTTAAAGCTTCATTATGCATAAATTTTTTGCTAATTATTTTTATATTATTATAGTTAGACTTTTTTGCAAAACTCAATGTTTTTTTGAAAATAAAAATTAAAATGAAAAAAAAAAAAAAAAGAACTATAATTATTTTGAAATGAAAAAAATTACTAAATGAAATTTTAGTTTCAAAAAATTTGAAAAAACGGAACAGCGCCTAAGTTTTTTCTTAGTTGCTTTTTTTATAATTGCGTTTACATTAGCTATTTTATTCGACTCATCAAGATCGTTTTTTAATTTAGATTCTAAGCAACTTTATAATGTTTCTATTATATTCAATCCTATTGCTGATAATTTAAGGGAAGTTATTTCTACTAAAGTTGCTCGCTCTGTTATTCTATTATTTTTTAGTTTTGTATTTTTATACAAAGCTTATACTAGTTTCGCTAATTATAAACATAGTCTTTTTCTTCAAATTTTTGTTTATATATTTTTAGCATTATCACTTGCAAATATTGTCTTGTATTTTGTATATCTAAGCGCATCATGGCAAGCAATCTTTATATTTTCTTTGCAAATATTTGTGCTTCTTGCTCTAAATTTTGTTCATTGATGATTAATTAACAAGAAAAATCAGCAAATAAATTATGATTTTCGTAAGTTCTTTTGACTTAAAATTGTTAGTTACTTATCACAAACAATTTTATTTTTAGTTTTTGCTATTATATTTGGTGTTTTAGCACTTAAATATAAAACAGTAACTGTTGGAAATCCAATAACTGATTGATTGTACAAATTTGTTGCTCAAATAGGAACAACAACTAATTCAGCAATTTTAGTTGCCATTTTATCTACAATACTAATTTTAATAAGTGTAAGTTTTTCTACTCAAATTTACTTTTACAAAAACACATATTTAAAATTAAGCAAAACTACAACATCACTTTCATTTATAATTTTGCCAATTTTAACAACTTTTGTTTATCATATTTTTGTTGCTATTTTTACAAATCAAAATTTTGCACTATATTTAATATTTAATAGTAATTTCAACAACAATTATTTAAAAGTTGTAGGTGAACTAATTTTCTTTGTAATTTTTGCTAGTGCTTATTCGTTCTTATTTTTCTACAATAAACTTCGAAAATTTACAACTCATTATTCATTTACTATATTTATGTTGACCAACACTTTATTTGCAATTGTTTCATTTTTGTTCTTATTTAACTCAATAAGTGCAAAAGAAAATGTTTGAATTTGATTAATTAGTGCTAGTTTTGTTATTTATACTTATTTACTTTTTGCAATAAAAAACAATGAAATGACACAGTTTAGCAAGGCTATTGTTGGATTAGTTTTAGCATTGTATCTTGTTTTACAGATTTTCGGTCTTTGAAATTTTTATTTATACTCAAACAGTGTTGTTTCCATCAAAAGTAGTAGTAATAGAACTCTAAACTCAATTACTTTTATAGATTATAGTTGACAATTTTTTGCAATTTTTAGTGTGTTTACAACACTTTTAACAATCACAAATTTAGTTTATTTATTAGCCAAAAATATTTTTATTTGACAAGCTAAAACTAAACTTAT
It encodes the following:
- a CDS encoding diadenylate cyclase produces the protein METAIQIVILFFVIVIFAFIAGRFIAWLVLQYKTSRKAQTQSNYNDLGISTQKKIVYELQYAIKYLSKNKIGALITIEQQVSLDQFRTDGVAIDAKISASLLIALFNKKSPLHDGAVIILNDRIAFASTYFSVSESPMSDHQYGARHRAALGIAEVTDSITIVVSETTGEVLLARHSQFLKIPNLDKFVEILEQEMSWKNE
- the mgtE gene encoding magnesium transporter is translated as MNNLSHLVSQKKVSQVRQFCNQTPLTEVVEIVSKFDPYTRVLFLRMLDTETAGEIFSFFPIEIQKDIINLLPDQQMTQLLDELYTDEIAELLEEMPEQVTKKILRNIDNDTRKKVNQLLSYSDNQIGAFMSVDIIYLNFKLTCGEALEKIRKYKDLAELVHYYYIVDEQKKLVGATTLEDIVFSDPDVPIADILFAVPSLSTSDDKEEAANIFAKNDFSVLPVVNSAQRLIGMVTSDDIIEIIQEETTMDMYKLAGISSKEIDDSYIKRTVIQIVKSRIFWLIILMFGSTLSQYIIEYFTDLMQGDSAFKALGLSVYVSTIVSMIPVISGSAGNAGSQSATTIVRALWLDEIGNKSAFKKVLTKELLVGASVGSILMLFNFARLILYFTIKGELLDGTKPEGASLSSRDFVLILSAASSLSLLTVIVFSKILGATIPLLAQKFKRDPAVMSAPVLATLTDSVSTFIFFGITLIVFLLV
- a CDS encoding HAD family hydrolase; the encoded protein is MKQKLIFTDIDGTLYGKNFTLSSETLKFISQISNLNAIVILNTGNSFASRIKKLAADLNVNYVLTSNGALLSDIKADKHYITKGVFTKELQEFVLKIASELNMQCNFWNTSTFFSFNPKSEFADSYNFALLDTNDVVFVDQPQNDVIKMELFGTNEQREQAFQIIQKNPKISAVAVSGINIEITPENVSKGSGLEFVCKMFDFEVENAMAIGDSANDISMLKLTPYSYAMANAHPEVKKIAKLNTSACDQDGVVLAIKDYLYRTKNLK
- a CDS encoding MSC_0624 family F1-like ATPase-associated membrane protein; translation: MKKITKWNFSFKKFEKTEQRLSFFLVAFFIIAFTLAILFDSSRSFFNLDSKQLYNVSIIFNPIADNLREVISTKVARSVILLFFSFVFLYKAYTSFANYKHSLFLQIFVYIFLALSLANIVLYFVYLSASWQAIFIFSLQIFVLLALNFVHWWLINKKNQQINYDFRKFFWLKIVSYLSQTILFLVFAIIFGVLALKYKTVTVGNPITDWLYKFVAQIGTTTNSAILVAILSTILILISVSFSTQIYFYKNTYLKLSKTTTSLSFIILPILTTFVYHIFVAIFTNQNFALYLIFNSNFNNNYLKVVGELIFFVIFASAYSFLFFYNKLRKFTTHYSFTIFMLTNTLFAIVSFLFLFNSISAKENVWIWLISASFVIYTYLLFAIKNNEMTQFSKAIVGLVLALYLVLQIFGLWNFYLYSNSVVSIKSSSNRTLNSITFIDYSWQFFAIFSVFTTLLTITNLVYLLAKNIFIWQAKTKLIKERNV